The genomic window TCAGCTTTCTTAGTTCATGCCAGCATGAAAAGAATCATTTTTTGAGCAATTTTAAATCAAATCCTTCTCTTCcagtaaaaatatattttttattacttcTGGAATGAGATCCCACTCTACATTAGAGCAATAAGCTTAATTACACATTTCAAGCACACATATAAACACTACCTGCACCACTGATTCAAATCCCATTTTTCTCACTCCACTTCAGTCCTCTACTCTGCTTTGTCTATGTAGCCGcctacattttgttgttttgcctctgttgATCGTTTTTGTTTATATCCTGTACTgtaatgtgcttttgttgcagaACAGGAACCTGCTGAAATCCAGTTTTTAACTGAGTCAGGCCAGTTTAAACTGTAACACACACTGTTACTTTTAATTCCTTTcctgtataaataaattaaatgaaacataAATGTATCCAATCAAATATTATTTGGGGTGACTAGTTTACCTGCACATCATATTAATTGAAATATGTCCACTCTTATTTAAACATGGATTAATCAGTTAAAGTactatgaagctggttctctttttaccgggATAAATCACCGTGGCAACTtgtgctgaacagctaaccacCATTTCATTGTGCTTGTTTTATACTGATATTATCCAACAGCAGATAGTGATCAAGGCACAACAGCCTTGTAGGTTACTTCCTGTACTTAACATGAGAACAAATCCTCTTACTGCTTTGAattatgtttttacatttatcttTAATTTGCTCCCATGTGCGTTTCACACCGTCGGGGTTAgaactgaaagaatgaggttcaACTTGTCATATACACCATCTAAGCATACACAAATGTGATTGCAGACAGATCTACTCATGTCACATTTGAGGTAATGATATTGTATAGTACACAATATACATAAGTCATAAGATATATAAACCCATTAACTTCACGCGTTCACACAGTCAGCGATTTTTTGCCAGCTGCCTTTCTGACTTTCGGCAGCCGCTACTGTGTTGCCTTTGGCTTGAATTAAATGCTTATATTCTTTATATTTGTTGAGGATGATCGTCTGCTCCTCACTGCGATTGGCGACATGCTGCAAACACCGCCCCTTTTATGTGAACACGCTTATAACTAGATTGGGAAAACCTGGGTTGGTCAACCACCGTCGTGTGACCACTTAGCTTGATTACGGTTGTTAGGGTTAGTTGAGCCAGATACTGAAatgatatcctgggtaagttgaactggcttcatgGTACAGGCCTCAGCTCTGGTGCAATCTAGTGCAGAGTTCGGTTGTTTGGTCTGCATCAGTTTGTATGAgcactggttagatggagggaactttaccacagttcatttacacacattGTTCTGATACAAAGCTGGCTAAAATcagtgaagtatccctttaaatatgTGCAGCTTTAACTGATTTTGTTTATTGATTTCATTCAGGTGTTACATAAAAGgcataaatgtatgtttttaactTATTTCTGTTGCtatacagtcattttaatgctCTCTCATCCTATCTCTTCCCTCTGTTTACAGGGAATTGAGCATGTACAGTTGCCAACAGGAGGACACATTGACAAAAGATTATGTCAAAAAGAACTCTTTTGGATACACATATTAGACTCTCTGCATCCAAAGGGCTTAAATGttgaattttaaataaaagtgcCACGTTATAATATGGATTTTTGCGGATCTGTTTTAGGTCTATTCTATTAGGGTTTTAGGTATTGCATTTTATGACGGTCTGCCTGATGTTTGTGCAGTGTCTTCACCCTTTTATTTTAGTCTTGTCTGAATGTATATATTCAGTCTTCTATTTGTTATATATTGTttagttgtttttgtctgtgcatGGTTCTTGAACTACATCAGCCATCAGAGCAGGAGTGGTGCAGCACAAGTATTACTGATTGCTTTGATGAATCACATAAAGACTGTTGCCCTGATGAAGGTCCTCTGACCAAGAGCTTGGTTCATTAAAGATATTTGCATTGATCCAAGTGTGCAGGTACACAACCTTATTTCTGTTACAAACAACAAGGTGAACCCAAATGcagaacacacactcagagtggGGGAAAAATGGGGCTTTACTGCCAGGTTAATGAGCGTGGCTGTAGGGGAAAATCCAGGCTGAGGGCAGTGGGTGGATGGCAGGGAAGCAAAACAAGGTTGGGGGGGGTTTGGCTGGCTGGGAGCATGGCACAAGGACAAACAGGCAGGCAGGCTCGCAGGTAGGACAGAGGAAAACACAAGGTAAGTGTCCACgtaaaaacacacaagcaaaaCTCTAAGTTGAATTCACActtcagcagcagcctgaagcatGACTGCACCACAGCGATCTGGCTGGGACTGGAGAGGAGAGCCAGTGTTTTATACTGCAGGGCTGATTACTGGATGATTCTCAGGTGAGCAGCAGGGAGCAGGTGAGTTGAATGAATGTAATCAGGAACCCAGGAGAGTGTGGAAGTTTTTACACCCACAGCACACacagggtgttttcacatatagtcaTTTTATAACAACCTCCGAACTCAGTCCTTTTAGGGTGTTATCATACACCTTTTTAGCCCTCTAAGCAGAGTCAGAGCAGTGACTCAACattttttgtgcatatgtgaacactccaatAGAAATCTGACCCCTCTGAAGTGAACCATACTCAGACCACCTCCAGAGGTGATCCGTGACCACACGTGATCATgcaactaatgtttttttttttttgtttttttaaaaatcacttcAACCAAGTCAAATTAAACTTGTTTTGCCACTTGCTCCTACAGCTTATCAGGGAATCTGGTTATCTGGTTTAGAACAACATTCTTAACGAGTAATCACTTTTCATCTTGACGTCTGTTCTCACGCCACTGGAGCACTTATCGTTTAGTGTTTAATGTCAGAGCCAAGACAACGTGAAGACATGTACAGTGTTTGTTCTAGGTTAAAACAGACCAAACAGTTCTGTACACTAGACACAGCACGGCGCCGAGGCTCACTCTGTCATTAACTGGTTGTCCATGAAGGTGGAGCAGAGAGACATGATGCTGCTCAGGAAGGTTAGTTTGTGAGCGTTAACTGACTGTGACAAGGGAGGTTCAAGATGGAGGGGCAGGGGCTCAACTCACATCAAGCTGTTGGACATACAACACTCTTTTAATTGAGAATTGATGACAtgagccaaaaaaaacaaaaacaaaaaacatctgaacAAAAAGGGTACTTATCTAATCTGGTGCCAAAAGGGTAGGTGCTTCAGCACCACCTGATACTGTACACATGATTTGTTTGGTTGAGTTTATTATGATACCCATTAGCTTCAGTATCAGCTTTACATCAACCATTAACCTACAATTTATATCATAATGCTAACATTAGAGAATAAACAGGACAAGACAAAACGCACTTACACAAGATAAGGggagtttatttatttaccacGTACAAAATTAACTCCTGACAATTCAATAATGAGGGAATTTAAAGTGATCTGTTACACTCCAGTGTCACCAGCACATTGCAAATCATAATATGTTCTGTATCATTCCAGTATTCACTGTTTCTAGTCAACAAACTCAGACAGACCCTCCACAACCACATGAACCATCAACATAATCAACAAAATTTATCCAAACTAGTCATGGAAAGGATTGTATCGTCTGCAAAAAGAAATTATATTTGAAGTCCTGGAATGGTTGTTTAATACAACGAAAGAGGCTGAGATTTTAATTTACCCTTACCCTAATTTATCCTTCATTTCTGGTGAGTGCATGTAACTAATCAGCCAGCAAAGATATGTAGATTTGGTGAATTGGTTTGAAAAGAAACATCAAAATTAGATATAATATATTAATTGTTCTTCATGCAACTACTCCTAAAACCTACCTTGCTGTCCAGCCAATTAGAAGTAGAATTAGTGCACTACATTTATCATCAACATTTACATTGAATATGTCAGAACAGATATCTTAAGATGTCTCCTCCATTTCTCTTACGGGGCTGCAGGGCTGAGCATTGGGTACAGGTTCACAGCGATCCACCACAGACCGGACTTCTCCAACGTTGACACCATAGAACACCCCAGTGACGTCCGCCGATTTGGTTCTCCCGTCCCTGTAGGTGCGGGTAAGTCGAGCTGAGAATGGGATGTCTGCTTTGTGCTTAAGTCCCAGCATACTGACACTGCAGGAGTGGTTTGGAGGGACAGTTAGCTCCACAGAGACAGAGCGGGTTTTCGACTCCACCACAGTGCTTCCACTGGAGAATTCCTCTGTTGTCTCAGCACTGAGCCCAATACTTGCGCTGATGAATGGGATTTGGGCGGTGATGGTACTGCTGACACCGATTGTGGTGGCAATGCTGGTGTCCCACCTTTTCTCTTCCTGATATGTTCCTGAGAGCACAACTGTTTTCACAACTGGGCTGCAAGCATTGTTTGTTATGGTGGACTTGGTCATGACCTCTGGAGGAAGTGCAACAGTTTCAACATTGGTGTTgtatttgacatttgacatgtgCTCACTGTGTATATTTTTGTTGATGGTCAGGACCTGATAGTGCTCGTACCAATACTCTTTACCCTCCCAAGGCAGGTAGAAGCAGCTATGCTCAGCATGTACCTTCCCCAGACCATACACATTCTTTCCTACATATTTGGTCTCAGTTGTAGAATAGCAAGTTCTGGCTGAATTATGGGGCACTGAACCATAGGAATCATCCCTCCACTCCAGGATCTCAAAGTTCTCTCTGTTCACCAGGATCTCAAATGAGGACGTGAGATATTCTAGCCTTGCATAGGGGTAGCGGCAATAACTACCCATGCCAGGATTGTAGAAGCCAGCCTCACACCCATACTTACAGACATATTCATAGCGACTCGCATAGTCgttgtaaatataaacagcacCAGAGGGGAGAGAGCCACGCCAGGTCTGCCATTCCAGGGTGGAGCCACTAAAGATATAGGAGGATTGACTCAGCCTCTTCTCAGCAGGAGTTTGAAGAGCCAACATTGATCCATTGGCGGTGATTTGAGGAATCTTGTTCCCTAGATCTGGGTCCCGTAAAGGAACTGTATAAAAAGAAAGGGGGAAAACGAACAAACAGTCATATCACATGTATTTATGAAACAACATTTATGAAAGGGAAAAACAAGATCAGGGCAATGAATCACTGTCTTAAAATGTGGAATAAAAGCAGTCATCAAATCACAAACATCAAACAAATTTCAAATCCAACTGAAACCAAATGTATGGACAGATAATACTGGATAGAGTAAAGTGGggcaaagatttttttaaagaccCCTTAAAAACCAAAGGTTGCAGCTgagtaaaaacataaacattttagggggaattttttatttatgtg from Epinephelus moara isolate mb chromosome 8, YSFRI_EMoa_1.0, whole genome shotgun sequence includes these protein-coding regions:
- the LOC126393840 gene encoding natterin-3-like; protein product: MMKLSVLLLQTLLALSSASLQDILKKSSQTTEVPLRDPDLGNKIPQITANGSMLALQTPAEKRLSQSSYIFSGSTLEWQTWRGSLPSGAVYIYNDYASRYEYVCKYGCEAGFYNPGMGSYCRYPYARLEYLTSSFEILVNRENFEILEWRDDSYGSVPHNSARTCYSTTETKYVGKNVYGLGKVHAEHSCFYLPWEGKEYWYEHYQVLTINKNIHSEHMSNVKYNTNVETVALPPEVMTKSTITNNACSPVVKTVVLSGTYQEEKRWDTSIATTIGVSSTITAQIPFISASIGLSAETTEEFSSGSTVVESKTRSVSVELTVPPNHSCSVSMLGLKHKADIPFSARLTRTYRDGRTKSADVTGVFYGVNVGEVRSVVDRCEPVPNAQPCSPVREMEETS